The Chryseobacterium indicum genome includes a window with the following:
- a CDS encoding DUF4255 domain-containing protein, translating into MIKEVLTVLKNELHSAGLADVVVNDIAKHEDGAAGLDNKVVITLLNVQEESTMKNISRYVKSTSNVTKMESPSAYVNLFVMVTANMTDYDSALINISKVIEVLRAKNVLEYVATGIGESNFTFRTEMHAVPFEQLSYIWGLLGGKIIPSVMYKVSVVKIGAKNISDVQLINDVDIKDITVK; encoded by the coding sequence ATGATAAAAGAAGTATTAACAGTTTTAAAAAATGAGTTGCATTCTGCCGGTTTAGCAGATGTTGTTGTTAACGACATCGCAAAGCATGAAGACGGAGCTGCGGGACTTGATAATAAAGTGGTGATTACCTTACTGAACGTTCAGGAGGAATCCACCATGAAAAATATCTCAAGATATGTAAAAAGCACATCCAATGTTACAAAAATGGAAAGTCCTTCGGCGTATGTAAATCTTTTCGTAATGGTTACAGCCAATATGACGGATTATGACAGTGCTTTAATAAACATTTCAAAAGTTATTGAGGTTCTTCGTGCAAAAAATGTATTGGAATATGTTGCAACCGGTATCGGAGAAAGCAATTTTACTTTCAGAACAGAAATGCATGCCGTACCGTTTGAGCAGCTAAGTTACATTTGGGGTTTATTGGGCGGAAAGATCATTCCTTCCGTAATGTATAAAGTAAGTGTGGTTAAGATTGGAGCTAAAAATATTTCTGATGTTCAGCTTATTAACGATGTTGATATTAAGGATATTACGGTTAAATAA
- a CDS encoding phage tail sheath family protein, with product MPNPTTLGVSIEELPKLPNSIALVETAVPVFIGYTERKPSEDNDTSAPDYKPSKISSLLDFEKKFGSAKMESITLKDTDAGITVLDPKAKFLMYYSLQMYFANGGGSCYIVSVGDYNAAQVEKNLLESGLNLINNIKEPLLIIFPDAVSLNSPNDFHALYNTAIAKAEAAGESQNMFAVLDTYYGNSTTKIGNLTAVESFRNTVNSSSYAAAYFPHLKTVLNYHFDEKITPVSHLDTQNQPVGIANGVTLESLKTANSSLYNQIKELLKSLKVVLPPSSAIAGVYGRIDNTRGVWKAPANVSLNYVTAPTEKISDEEQSGLNIDDEGKSINAIRNFTGKGTLIWGARTLDGKDKKGDEKDNEWKYIHVRRYYNMLKQSISIALNEKFINQPHVIHTWLRAKAMIENFLNQQWIDGALAGNSPKEAYKVEVKSGGTDIMDVKIEVALVRPAEFIVLNFSHKL from the coding sequence ATGCCAAATCCGACTACACTCGGTGTTTCTATTGAAGAACTGCCAAAACTTCCCAACTCCATTGCATTAGTAGAAACTGCAGTGCCTGTATTCATAGGATATACCGAACGAAAGCCTTCTGAAGACAATGATACTAGCGCACCTGATTATAAGCCATCAAAGATCAGCTCTCTTCTGGATTTTGAAAAAAAATTCGGGAGTGCAAAAATGGAAAGTATTACATTAAAAGATACTGATGCAGGAATAACAGTTTTAGACCCAAAGGCAAAATTTTTAATGTATTATTCGTTACAAATGTATTTTGCCAATGGAGGCGGTTCTTGCTATATCGTTTCTGTGGGAGATTACAATGCAGCACAGGTGGAAAAAAATCTTTTGGAATCAGGGTTAAATTTAATCAATAATATAAAAGAACCTCTTCTTATCATTTTCCCGGATGCCGTATCATTAAATTCTCCAAATGACTTTCATGCCTTATATAATACTGCAATTGCCAAAGCTGAAGCAGCAGGAGAATCCCAAAATATGTTTGCTGTTTTAGATACTTACTATGGAAATTCCACTACAAAAATCGGAAATCTTACTGCAGTGGAGAGTTTCAGAAATACAGTAAATTCCTCAAGTTATGCGGCAGCTTATTTTCCTCATCTGAAAACGGTTTTAAATTATCATTTTGATGAAAAAATAACTCCTGTTTCTCACCTCGATACGCAGAATCAGCCTGTTGGAATTGCCAATGGAGTAACATTAGAATCTCTGAAGACCGCAAATTCTTCATTATACAATCAGATAAAAGAATTGCTGAAATCTCTGAAAGTAGTTTTGCCGCCATCATCTGCAATAGCAGGAGTGTATGGAAGAATAGACAATACAAGAGGAGTCTGGAAAGCTCCCGCCAATGTAAGTTTGAATTACGTAACAGCTCCGACTGAAAAAATTTCCGACGAAGAACAATCCGGTCTTAACATCGATGATGAAGGAAAATCAATCAACGCTATCAGAAACTTCACAGGAAAAGGAACCTTGATTTGGGGAGCCAGAACACTGGACGGAAAAGATAAAAAAGGAGATGAAAAAGATAACGAGTGGAAATATATTCATGTACGCCGCTATTATAACATGCTTAAACAGTCAATAAGCATAGCGCTTAACGAAAAATTTATCAATCAGCCGCATGTCATTCACACATGGTTAAGAGCAAAAGCAATGATTGAGAATTTTCTTAATCAGCAGTGGATCGATGGGGCATTGGCAGGAAATTCTCCCAAAGAAGCTTACAAAGTTGAAGTGAAATCCGGAGGAACAGACATCATGGATGTAAAAATTGAAGTCGCCTTAGTACGTCCTGCAGAGTTTATTGTATTAAATTTTTCTCACAAACTATAA
- a CDS encoding IS4 family transposase, which yields MFLRHSTKYTNTSQDYKIIELDSVLEHNFETKINKARLKFISLLILALCKVKTVNYLSLANAFDSNATAESSFRRIQRFMANFDLPMKLISGFIFNILPEKENLVLVLDRTNWKFGSSNINILMLGICYKNIAIPIMFRTLDKRGNSDTTERIELIRQFITWFGRDCINCLLADREFVGHHWLEFLNKNNIRYYIRLRKNFKVFCFDRNQEKPVFWLFNKLKKGEFYHHPKIVKINDVLCYVSGVKGFDKEGKLDTLILVSFNKPEESWEYYKKRWQIETLFKAFKSSGFNIESTHVTDQKRLEKLFMIVMIALVWCYKIGDFVDQNIKAIKIKKHQRKALSVFKYGLNHLNNILMNRLNKMNINVLQFLSCT from the coding sequence ATGTTTCTCAGGCATTCAACTAAGTATACCAATACCAGTCAAGATTATAAAATTATAGAATTAGATTCAGTTTTAGAGCATAATTTTGAAACAAAAATCAATAAAGCCCGATTGAAATTTATTTCACTTTTGATTTTAGCTTTATGTAAAGTAAAAACAGTTAATTATCTGTCTTTGGCTAATGCTTTTGACAGTAATGCCACAGCGGAAAGTTCCTTCCGGAGAATACAAAGGTTTATGGCAAATTTTGATTTGCCCATGAAGTTGATTTCCGGTTTTATATTTAATATTTTGCCTGAAAAGGAAAATCTGGTTTTGGTGCTGGATCGTACTAACTGGAAGTTTGGAAGTTCCAATATCAATATCCTGATGCTTGGAATCTGCTATAAAAATATTGCTATTCCAATCATGTTCAGAACATTAGATAAAAGAGGTAATTCTGATACCACAGAAAGAATAGAATTAATAAGACAGTTCATCACCTGGTTTGGCAGGGATTGTATTAATTGCTTACTGGCGGACAGAGAATTTGTAGGGCATCACTGGCTGGAGTTTTTAAACAAAAACAACATAAGGTATTATATTCGGCTAAGGAAAAACTTCAAGGTATTTTGCTTTGATAGAAATCAGGAAAAACCTGTGTTTTGGCTGTTTAACAAATTAAAGAAAGGCGAGTTTTATCATCATCCGAAAATAGTGAAAATCAACGATGTTCTATGCTATGTATCTGGTGTGAAGGGGTTTGACAAAGAGGGTAAATTAGATACTTTAATTCTGGTTTCCTTTAATAAACCAGAAGAATCTTGGGAGTATTATAAAAAAAGATGGCAGATAGAAACTCTTTTTAAAGCTTTTAAAAGCAGCGGATTTAATATTGAAAGCACACATGTGACTGACCAGAAGAGATTAGAAAAATTATTTATGATCGTAATGATAGCCTTAGTTTGGTGTTACAAGATTGGTGATTTTGTAGATCAGAATATTAAAGCCATAAAAATAAAAAAACACCAAAGAAAAGCCTTAAGTGTTTTTAAATATGGGTTAAATCATCTCAACAACATACTTATGAATAGGTTAAATAAAATGAATATCAATGTATTACAATTTTTGTCATGTACTTAG
- a CDS encoding phage tail sheath family protein, with translation MNYKTPGVYVEEEAKFPPSVAQVETAIPAFIGYTEKGTQNKPTRISSMLEFKELFGKAYAETFAVAFKEGTATAVQPKVSDFKMYYAMQMYFANGGGPCYIVSVGDYDDDVTVGTIATQQGTLLYGLELLKKEDEPTLIVFPDLQDRVASAADVDAAKAILATAKKNEILATASKVAAQVVADAVNNAADVELAQTVAQAATTVTDAVTDAQVAAEAAAEVAAVTFNQEIEAATEVAARSAAKAVADAVVESKLAGAILADIKEAANSVAQNFENDLITATSITSDANEELDNTKKIDASSSEPLVINAIKNTYSLYDSALDQAESMKDRFVIMDVLGDDATFRNKVTSTGLKYGAAYYPNLKTILTYAFKEDKVSVMGASGATTLAELKLKNSELYNQAKAAIESQKVVLAPSSAMAGVYAKVDSTSGVFKAPANTGLNYVDSPVIKISNKRQDELNVDPTSGKSINVIRSFTGKGTLVWGARTLDGNSNEWRYISVRRFFNMVEESVKKATERFVFEPNTANTWVRVQTMIENFLNQQWQDGALAGSKPEEAYYVSVGLNKTMSAQDILEGRMIVEIGMAAVRPAEFIVLRFSHKLQEA, from the coding sequence ATGAATTACAAAACCCCTGGAGTCTATGTGGAGGAAGAGGCAAAATTTCCGCCTTCCGTAGCGCAAGTTGAAACAGCTATTCCCGCTTTTATCGGATATACAGAAAAAGGGACACAAAACAAACCTACGAGAATCTCGTCTATGCTGGAGTTTAAAGAACTTTTTGGAAAAGCATATGCCGAAACTTTTGCTGTAGCTTTCAAAGAGGGTACTGCAACAGCAGTTCAGCCAAAGGTAAGCGATTTCAAAATGTATTACGCGATGCAAATGTATTTTGCCAATGGTGGCGGACCTTGCTATATTGTTTCGGTAGGCGATTATGATGATGATGTTACTGTTGGAACTATTGCAACTCAGCAAGGAACTCTCTTATACGGTCTTGAATTATTAAAAAAAGAAGACGAACCTACACTTATCGTTTTTCCTGATCTTCAAGATCGAGTAGCTTCTGCTGCTGATGTCGATGCTGCTAAAGCCATTTTAGCTACTGCAAAAAAGAATGAAATTTTAGCCACTGCATCTAAAGTTGCGGCTCAAGTTGTTGCAGATGCTGTTAATAATGCTGCAGATGTTGAGCTAGCTCAGACTGTTGCTCAGGCTGCAACTACTGTTACAGATGCTGTTACAGATGCTCAAGTTGCCGCTGAAGCTGCGGCTGAAGTTGCTGCGGTTACTTTTAATCAAGAAATTGAAGCAGCTACTGAAGTTGCTGCCAGAAGTGCCGCTAAAGCTGTTGCAGATGCTGTTGTTGAAAGTAAACTTGCAGGTGCTATTCTTGCTGATATTAAAGAGGCAGCTAACTCTGTAGCTCAAAATTTTGAAAACGATCTTATTACAGCTACAAGTATTACTAGCGATGCCAATGAAGAACTTGATAATACTAAAAAGATTGACGCTTCTTCTTCAGAACCTTTGGTTATCAATGCTATTAAGAATACCTACTCTTTGTATGACAGTGCCTTAGATCAGGCAGAATCTATGAAAGACAGGTTTGTTATTATGGATGTTTTAGGAGATGATGCCACTTTCAGAAATAAAGTAACATCTACAGGACTAAAATACGGAGCAGCTTATTATCCGAACCTTAAAACAATTTTGACGTACGCTTTTAAAGAAGATAAGGTTTCTGTGATGGGTGCTTCCGGTGCAACAACCTTAGCAGAATTAAAATTAAAAAATTCTGAACTGTACAATCAGGCTAAAGCGGCAATTGAATCCCAAAAAGTAGTTTTAGCTCCATCTTCAGCAATGGCAGGTGTTTACGCAAAAGTAGACAGCACTTCCGGAGTATTCAAAGCTCCTGCAAATACAGGACTTAATTATGTTGATTCACCTGTTATTAAAATTTCCAATAAGCGTCAGGATGAACTTAACGTAGATCCGACTTCAGGAAAATCCATCAACGTTATCAGATCTTTTACAGGAAAAGGCACATTGGTTTGGGGTGCAAGAACGCTTGACGGCAACAGCAACGAATGGAGATACATTTCAGTACGCAGATTCTTCAACATGGTAGAAGAATCCGTGAAAAAAGCAACGGAACGTTTCGTATTTGAACCGAACACTGCGAATACATGGGTTCGTGTACAGACAATGATCGAAAACTTCCTGAACCAGCAGTGGCAGGACGGAGCATTGGCAGGAAGCAAGCCGGAAGAAGCTTATTATGTAAGCGTTGGCTTAAACAAAACCATGTCTGCACAGGATATCCTTGAAGGCAGAATGATCGTGGAAATCGGTATGGCGGCAGTTCGTCCGGCAGAATTTATTGTTCTTCGTTTCTCACACAAACTGCAGGAAGCTTAA
- a CDS encoding phage tail protein, with translation MNTYPLVKFSFEVDWGGTNIGFQEVSGLSIERDIIEYRQGASPDFSKIKMPGMAKFGNITLKRGTFKGDNDYFEWLQTVQMNTVERRSITISLLDENGAPAVTWKVKNAFPLKLQSTDLKAEGNEVAIETLEIAHEGLTIEHN, from the coding sequence ATGAATACATATCCATTAGTAAAGTTTTCCTTTGAAGTAGACTGGGGCGGAACGAACATCGGTTTTCAGGAAGTTTCGGGATTAAGCATCGAGCGCGATATCATTGAATACAGACAGGGAGCAAGTCCGGATTTCAGCAAGATCAAAATGCCGGGAATGGCAAAATTCGGAAACATCACTTTAAAAAGAGGAACTTTCAAAGGCGATAACGATTATTTCGAATGGTTGCAGACGGTTCAGATGAACACGGTAGAAAGAAGATCCATTACGATTTCTCTTTTAGACGAGAACGGCGCACCTGCGGTAACATGGAAAGTGAAAAATGCCTTCCCTCTGAAATTACAGTCAACAGATCTGAAAGCTGAAGGTAATGAAGTGGCAATTGAAACTTTGGAAATTGCGCACGAAGGTTTAACTATTGAACATAACTAA